The genomic DNA CAATGCTCTGGCAGCGCTCTTCAGCCGTTGCTGCAATGGTGTCTTCAGACAGGATGCCGAGCGACATTGTCGTTGCGCCCTGCTCGAACTGCACGTTCGGCTGTGAGAAGTTGACGGTGAACTCGGTGTCGCTCGTCACATCGGTGCCCGCGTAGTTCTCGAGGTACCCGTTCGCAAGCGACGCGGAGGCTCCGAGCGCCGCGATCGCGTCGAAGTTGTCGGCCACGACCTGCGAGGTAAGAGCGGTTCCGTCAGAGAAGGTCACACCATCTTGCAGAGTGAACGTGTACGACGTGAGGTCGTCTGAGACATCCCAGCTCTCAGCGAGCCAGGGCACGAGCTCGCCGGTTTCAGGATCCTGATCGAGCAGCGAGTCGACGATCTGGCGACCCACGTTCAGTGACGTCGTGAGTGACGTCTGCTGCGGGTCGATGCAGGTCGGGTCTTCTTTGAGGGCGAAGACGATGTTCTGGTCAGCGTCTGCTGCGGGCGTTGCCGTCGTCTCGGTGCCGCCGGAGCAGCCAGCGAGCGCGAGAACGCCGACAAGAGCGCCTGCGGGTAGCGACGCCCAGCGGACGAAGCGGTGATTATTGGTGGTCACGGGGGTGATCTCCTTGTTGTGAATGGTGTGGTGCATCACGCCGGCAGGACACCGGCAACGAGCTCACCGCGTGCCACAACGGCAACGATGTTCTCGCGGTTTAGGTCGCCGATGTTCTCCCACGGACGGCCGCGCACAACGACGAAGTCGGCGCCCTTTCCGGTAGCGAGTCGGCCAACGTGCGCACCCATGCGCACAGCATCTGCGGCATCCGATGTCCCAGCTTTCAGGGCGCGCTCATCGGTCCATCCGAACGCCTGCTTCATGAGGCGCAATTCTTCGAGTTGGTCGCCGAACGCGACGAAAATTCCGTTTGCATCGGTTCCAAGAACGAACCGCACGCCCGCGGCCGCCGCGCCAGTGAAATTCCTGTCACGTTCGATCACGACAGCGCGTGCTTTCTCGGATGCATCATCGCTCACCGTGAAACGTCGATCGGCGATAGCGTCGTTGATCAGAAGCGTCGGGGCGACCGGGATGTTGCGCTCGATGAGCGTCTCCCAGTGGCGTTCTTCGATGCCCGTGCCGTGCTCGATGGAGTCGACCTCGAACTTCAACGCAATGTCGACGCCTTCGGCCGTGTGCGTGTGCGCGGCAACGAGCATTCCCAGGGCGTGCGCTTCATCGAGCGTCGCGGCGATCTCTTGTTCCGTCTGGTTTCGCCAACCGACCTTGTCACCGATCGACAGCACCCCGCCGCTCGTAAAGATCTTGATGCCATCAGCGCCCGATCGCGCCCACTGTCGCACGAGCTTGCGGCACTCATCAGGCGAATCGGCCACTGGGCCGCGATGCGGATAGTGGGGCGGGGTAAACAGGTCGCCATGCCCCGCCGTCATACCAACAGCACCGTGCACGAGAAGGCGGGGCCCGGGAACAAGTCCAGCCTCCAACGCCCGTGCCGCGGCGAGCTGCACTGCAGAACCGGAAAGGTCGCGAAGCGTTGTCACGCCAGCCGCAGCGGCGCGGCGCGCGTGCGCAAGAACGTGAA from Microbacterium endophyticum includes the following:
- a CDS encoding metal-dependent hydrolase family protein, with product MTNANGRIEGIALWDGDSHRGTAALAWEDGRITSVDAADEAVEKAEFSIIPGLVDTHVHFDGYAGSGSVDWMTWPLITPEPERSIHVLAHARRAAAAGVTTLRDLSGSAVQLAAARALEAGLVPGPRLLVHGAVGMTAGHGDLFTPPHYPHRGPVADSPDECRKLVRQWARSGADGIKIFTSGGVLSIGDKVGWRNQTEQEIAATLDEAHALGMLVAAHTHTAEGVDIALKFEVDSIEHGTGIEERHWETLIERNIPVAPTLLINDAIADRRFTVSDDASEKARAVVIERDRNFTGAAAAGVRFVLGTDANGIFVAFGDQLEELRLMKQAFGWTDERALKAGTSDAADAVRMGAHVGRLATGKGADFVVVRGRPWENIGDLNRENIVAVVARGELVAGVLPA